The following DNA comes from Bryobacteraceae bacterium.
AGGGGCACGTTGGGCGGAGGCGGCGGGATCGGTTCGTTCAACAGGTTTTCGAGGATCCATTTGCCGCGGAGCACCGGCGAGGTCCGCGTGGCGTAGGAGGAAACGGTCAGCACGCTCGCGTGGGTGAGCACACCGCCGCGCGGCATGTTGGCGTCGAAATCCACGCGGCGGAACTCGGGCCCGGTGACGCCCTGGATCCCGTAAAACTCGGCGAGCTTCTCGTTGAGGAACGAATACTTCGCGTCGAGCAGATCGACGATGCTGCGATCCTCGCGCATCAGGTGCGCGAAGAAGGTTTCGGTTTCCTTCCGCATCGACATGCGGAGGTACTCGTCGAACTGCGGGAACTTCTCACGGTCCGGCGATACCGATTCGAGCCGCCGCAGCTCGAGCCATTGGCCGGCGAAGTTCTCAACGAGCGCCTGCGCCTTCGGATCGCGGAGCATGCGCCGCACCTGGGCTTCGATCACTTCCGGCTTGCGGAGCGTGCCCGCGCCGGCCGCGCGCATCAGCTCGCCGTCGGGCATGGACGACCAAAGGAAGTACGACAAACGCGAAGCCAGCGCCCACTGGTCGATCGGCTGAACGGCATCGGGTTTGGCCGCCGCCGTCTTCTCGATGCGAAACAGGAAGTCCGGCGAAACGAGGATCGCCTGCAAAGCCACGGCGAGCGATTCGTCGAACGACGCCCCGTCGCGGCGCGCCTGGGCGGCGAGCTGCAGGTACGGGCGAAGCTCGGCCGCGCCCACCGGTCGCCGGAAGGCGCGGCGGGCGAACGGCGCGATCACCGTGCGCGCGCACGCGGCGGTGTGCGTGCCGTCGAAATGTCCGCACACGAGCAGGCGCTTGCGGCTTTCGTTCGACGCCGGCTTCACGTCGTACGGGCCGAGCGCTTCCACCCAATGGACCCACACGCGGTTGGCCGGCACCCGGAACAGCTGGGCGCGGCGGATGGCTTCCTTCTTAATCTTCTCCACCTGTTCGGGCGTCGCGCCGGGCGGAATGCGGACGCGCGCCAGCGGGTCGCGAGGCGGGGGCAACTTGCGGCTGGTCGGGTTCGGACCCTCGTAGTCCGGCGGCAGGCCTTCGTAGATCTTCAGGATCGTGGCGGCGATCCAGTGCTCGCCGGCCGGCAGCCGCAGTTTCGCTTCCGCCTGCGCACCGAAAAGGTCGATGCTGGCGCCGTCGAACTTGGCGTCGATCGTGAGCGTCGAGACCTGCTTGCCGTCCACCCAGATGCCGATGTACACGGGCTCGCTGCCCGTGGGGCGCCGGCCTTCGAGCGCGGCGCGGACGACGTACTCGCCTTCGGCCGGGAAGCGCATCGTCGCGTGGAGAGCGTTCGGCATGGAGAGGCCGGTTTCGTCGTAGTCCTTCTCCGCCTTCTTCAGCAGCTCGAATTCACGGCCCGGCGGCTGCGAGCGGAACACCGACGGCTTGATCTCGCCGGGTCCGAACAGCGCTGTCTTCACGGCTGTTTCGGCCGCCTTCATATATTTCTCGAAGAGCACGGGCGAGAGCGAGAGCACGTCGCCGATGTTGTCGAAGCCGTAGCCGGAATCGTCCTGCGGGAACTCTTCGGCCAGCCGCAGGTCGAGCCCCAGCAGGTCGCGGATGGTGTTGTCGTACTCGGCGCGATTAAGGCGGCGTGCCGTCACGTGGCCGGGGTCGGGTTTGGCCGCCAGCTCGATGCGCGAAATTTCCTGGCCGATCCAGCCGGCGACGGCCTCCACATCCGCCTGGGGCGGCCGCGGCGCGCCCTTCGGCGGCATGGTGCCGTCGCGGAGTTTCGTGGCCGCTTTTTCCCAGATTTCGAGATCGGAACCGATCGAGGCGGCGTCCTTGAACGCCGAAAGGTCGACGTCGCCGGACTTCAGGTTCGCGTTGTGGCACGCGTAGCAGTTCCGCTTGAGCAGCGGCAGAACTGTCTTTTCGAACGCTTCCGTGTCAGCCGCACCGCGCCCGGGCGGGTTCGGCGCCGCCGCCAACAGGACGGCAAGGAAACACGCCGCGGTGAGTTGAGGCACACGCCGATCTAGTGTCACGAAACGATCCTTCTCATCAGAATATCAGCGGTCCTCTGTTCGATAAAAGCAAAAAATCGTCGCCCGGTGAAACATTTCCCCGCCGCCGGCGCTTTCGTGTAAGAAACGTACTTGGAATGCCGGCTCGGCCAGATTCTCGCCAACCTCGACCACCCGAACATCGCCCGCGTGCTCGACGGCGGCGTCACCGGCGACGGCGTCCCCTACGTGGTGATGGAGTTCGTCGACGGCGAGCCGATCGACCAGTACGCGGACCGCATCGGATTGAACGAGCGCCTGGCGCTGTTCCGCATTGTTTGCGGCGCCGTCCACTACGCCCACCAGAATCTCGTGGTGCACCGCGACCTGAAGCCGGCCAATATCGTGGTGGCGGCCGGCGGGGCGCCGAAGCTACTCGACTTCGGGATCGCGAAACTCCTCAAGCCAGACGAACATCGACCCGGCCGAGACTCACGCCGTCGGGCGGCTGATGACGCCCGCCTTGGCGAGTCCCGAGCAGATCCCCGGAGCGCCTGCATCGACGGCAAGCGACGTCTATTCGCCCGGTGTGACGTTGTACCGGCTTCTGACTGGCCGTCGGCCGTACGAACTCGAAGGGCTGCCTTATATTGAAATGGAACGGATCGTATTAAACAAGACGTTCCGTCCGAGCTCCATCAATCCCGCCCTCCGTGGCGATCTCGACAACATTCGTCGCCATGGCGACGGAGACGGAGCCGTCCCGTCGATACTCGTCCGCCGAGCAGCTTGGCGAAGATATCGGCTTTTTTTTGAATGGCTTCCCAGTGCGGGCCAGAGCCGCCACGTGGACCTACCGAAGCGCCCGGTTCGTCTGGCGGAATCTGGCCTTGGCGGCGCTCGCGCTGGCTTTGGGGCTGGCGTTGACGGGTCTTACGGTCTCGACCACGCTCCCAGGCGCACCGTCTCCAGCGGGATATGCGGATCATAACGTATCGTAATTCCTCTCAACCTCCGGCAGGTGCTTGACCGCGCCGCGCAGCCAATCGAACGGCCTCTGCGGAACGAGCCGGAAGTCCGCGCATCGCTCGAACGGAGCATCCGCCGGGTCTACAAGAATCTGGCGCTGTATGACGACGCCGGCCGGCCGCTGCGGGGGGCTCGAACGCTGAGGCGAACTGTTCGGGGCGGAAGCGGAGCGGGTGGGCGCGGCGAGAAGCTGTTTGCCGAGGCGATCGCGATTCGAAGAGCGAAGCTTCCGGCGGGTCATCCGATCGTCGCCGGGACCGAGCAAATGCTCGCCGAGTGCCGCCGGATGGCGGGGAGCCGCCGGTGAGCCCGCCCGCCCTCCAACTGCTCGAACGATGGCGCGGCGGCGATGAGGAGTCGTGCCGGGAACTGATCCCGATCGTCTACACTGAGCTCCGGAAGCTGGCCCACGATGCGCTTCGCGGCGAGTCCTCCGGCCACACGCTCAGCACCACGGCGCTGGTGAACGAGGCGTTCCTGCGGCTGCTCGGCTCCGGGGTGAAAGTCGGCGATCAGGTGCATCTGCTGGCGCTGGCGTCGCGGCTGATGCGGCGGATCCTGATCGACCATGCGCGGGCCGGAGGAAGTGAGAAGCGCGGGGCGGGCGCGCCGCACATCCCAATGGAGGATTACCTCGGCGGACGCGCCGAGCCGGTGGTGGACATGCGTGCACCGGCAACTGAAGCTCGCCAAGGCAAGGCTGCATGAGTCGCTGACGATCGACGAAAGCCGGCGGCGCGGCGGAATAGGCGTGGCGTCTAGCGCGGCCGCGAGCGTTTCGCCGATCGCGCCATGGTCCTGGCGATGTAGCTCACCGCGTCCGGCGTCTTGCACCCGGTCTCGCCATGATCCACTTCCACCTTGCCGATCCGCCCGGCGGCGGCCTCGGCGAGTTTCCGCAGTCTCGGGTTCCGGACTCCGATCGCGATCAAGGCGCTGTTCATCGCATGTCGCACGCGGTTGGGCGGCGTCCTGCCGATCTTCTTCTCGATCGTTTCGAGCTGCCGCTCGAAGTAGGCGTCGTCCAGCGAATCGTCTTGCATGGCGGCATGGGCGACGAGATCCCAGCCGGCTTGGCGCGTGAATTCCTCTTTCGCTCCCGTCCACTGCTTCCGCTTCTTCTGCGCGAACCGCGTCTTGTGGACATAGCCCGCGAGCGCGCCGGCCAGAACGTAGTAGCAGGTATCGGCCATCCACGCATCGATCTCGGCTTCGGAGGCCGCGTCCGGATCGGCAACCATCAGCGCCAATGCGCGCGCGTCGGAGTTGCCGGCGCCCCACAGGGCCACCGCCAGGTCGTGATCTTTCCGGATCCGCTTGGCGAGCTTCCCGAGATTGGCGTAGCTGACGCCGAACGTTGCCGCCGGGTACCCGTGGCGCGCGTAGACCTTGCGGTTCTGGGCCGTGCCCATCGATTCGAGCGCGGCCATCGTTTCGGCGAGGGTCATGCCAGCAATTGCTGAATTATATTGCCGCCGACGTCGGTGAGCCGGAAGTCGCGCCCCTGGAAGCGGAACGTGAGCTTGGTGTGATCGATCCCGAGCAGGTGCAGCAGCGTCGCCTGATAGTCGTGAACGTGGATGTTCTGCTCCGG
Coding sequences within:
- a CDS encoding ECF-type sigma factor; translated protein: MSPPALQLLERWRGGDEESCRELIPIVYTELRKLAHDALRGESSGHTLSTTALVNEAFLRLLGSGVKVGDQVHLLALASRLMRRILIDHARAGGSEKRGAGAPHIPMEDYLGGRAEPVVDMRAPATEARQGKAA
- a CDS encoding DNA alkylation repair protein, which translates into the protein MTLAETMAALESMGTAQNRKVYARHGYPAATFGVSYANLGKLAKRIRKDHDLAVALWGAGNSDARALALMVADPDAASEAEIDAWMADTCYYVLAGALAGYVHKTRFAQKKRKQWTGAKEEFTRQAGWDLVAHAAMQDDSLDDAYFERQLETIEKKIGRTPPNRVRHAMNSALIAIGVRNPRLRKLAEAAAGRIGKVEVDHGETGCKTPDAVSYIARTMARSAKRSRPR
- a CDS encoding protein kinase; amino-acid sequence: MECRLGQILANLDHPNIARVLDGGVTGDGVPYVVMEFVDGEPIDQYADRIGLNERLALFRIVCGAVHYAHQNLVVHRDLKPANIVVAAGGAPKLLDFGIAKLLKPDEHRPGRDSRRRAADDARLGESRADPRSACIDGKRRLFARCDVVPASDWPSAVRTRRAALY
- a CDS encoding DUF1592 domain-containing protein, whose translation is MTLDRRVPQLTAACFLAVLLAAAPNPPGRGAADTEAFEKTVLPLLKRNCYACHNANLKSGDVDLSAFKDAASIGSDLEIWEKAATKLRDGTMPPKGAPRPPQADVEAVAGWIGQEISRIELAAKPDPGHVTARRLNRAEYDNTIRDLLGLDLRLAEEFPQDDSGYGFDNIGDVLSLSPVLFEKYMKAAETAVKTALFGPGEIKPSVFRSQPPGREFELLKKAEKDYDETGLSMPNALHATMRFPAEGEYVVRAALEGRRPTGSEPVYIGIWVDGKQVSTLTIDAKFDGASIDLFGAQAEAKLRLPAGEHWIAATILKIYEGLPPDYEGPNPTSRKLPPPRDPLARVRIPPGATPEQVEKIKKEAIRRAQLFRVPANRVWVHWVEALGPYDVKPASNESRKRLLVCGHFDGTHTAACARTVIAPFARRAFRRPVGAAELRPYLQLAAQARRDGASFDESLAVALQAILVSPDFLFRIEKTAAAKPDAVQPIDQWALASRLSYFLWSSMPDGELMRAAGAGTLRKPEVIEAQVRRMLRDPKAQALVENFAGQWLELRRLESVSPDREKFPQFDEYLRMSMRKETETFFAHLMREDRSIVDLLDAKYSFLNEKLAEFYGIQGVTGPEFRRVDFDANMPRGGVLTHASVLTVSSYATRTSPVLRGKWILENLLNEPIPPPPPNVPLLDEAKIGADASLRKQMEQHRTNPTCASCHAKMDPIGFGFENYSAIGQWREKDGKWEIDPAGTLPDGREFKGPADLTALVVHDKARFAEAVTDKMLTYALGRGLERFDRRTVRGIVERAGVSGYRFSALVLEVVKSLPFQMTRNGQEGRHEEEDKGKI